The sequence ATAATTTGTATTAAGACGTGATAAAACGCATTTTTTTTAGCTTTATAGCCGTAATGGCTTTACTTACGGCGGGTGCACAATTGCAATCGCCCGACCAATTCCTGGGTTACACAATTGGTACGCATTATACACCACATTACAGGATCGTACAGTATTTTCAGCATGTTGCCCAGCAGGCCCCCAGCCAGGTTAAACTGGAACAATATGGTACAACAAATGAAGGCCGCCCGCTTTTTTTAGCAACTATTGCATCTGCAGAAAACCTGGGAAATATTGAACAGATCAGGTTGAATAACCTTCGGCTGGCTAATGCTACCAAAGACCGCATGGCACCGTTGGAGAATGGTCCGCTTATCATTTGGCTGAGTTATAACGTACATGGAAATGAAACATCTTCGTCAGAAGCTGCAATGCTCACGCTCTTTGAACTGGCCAATCCGGCTAACCAGCGCTCGCAGGGGTGGCTCAAAAATACGGTGGTGTTGATTGATCCCTGCCTTAATCCGGATGGCCGCGATCGTTATGTCAACTGGTATACCACAATGCTGGGGACAGAAGTAAATCCGCAGCCATATGCCCGCGAGCACCGCGAACCATGGCCGGGCGGCAGGAGTAATCATTATTATTTCGATTTGAACCGAGACTGGGCATGGCAATCCCAGGTAGAAAGTCGTGCTAGGGTAAAAAAGTACAACCAATGGCTTCCACAGGTGCATGTTGATTTCCATGAGCAGGGCTTTAATGAACCCTATTATTTTGCACCTGCGGCAGAACCATACCATGATGTGATCACCAAATGGCAGCGCGATTTCCAGGTAATAATCGGTAAGAATCATGCGAAATATTTTGACCAGAATGGTTGGCTCTATTTTACCAAGCAGAGATTTGATCTTTTTTATCCGTCATATGGAGACACCTACCCGACCTATAATGGGTCTATTGGCATGACCTATGAGCAGGGCGGTATCAGGGCCGGGTTAGGGGTTATCAATGAAGATGGTGATACGGTTACCTTGCGTGAAAGGGCACTTCACCATTTTACTACGGGAATCAGCACTGTTGAAATCTCTTCCCAAAATGCAGCAAGGCTCATGAAAGAATTCCGGACCTATTTCAACAATACGGTGAATAATCCGGTTGGTGAATTCAAATCATGGCTGGTTAAGTCTGACGGAACAGATAGGATAGCCAGGCTGAAGGAATTGCTTGACCGCAATGAAGTGCAATGGTCGTATGCTAAAGCAGCAAATCTTACTGGCCTGAATTATTTCACGGGCAAACAGGAATCGGTAAAATCCGAACCGGGAGACATTGTTATTAACCTCAACCAAACAAAGGGTAATTTTATTAAAGTATTATTTGAAAGGACTTCAAGGTTAAGTGATTCGGCCACATATGATATAACAGCCTGGTCAGTTCCATTTGCGTATGGATTAAAAACAATTGGCATTGCCAATTACACTCCAGCTGGTCCGGGACCTGCTATATCTGCTGCTGCATCGGTTATTCCTGATAATGCATATGCTTATGCGATTAAGTGGGATGGACTTAACAGTGGTAAATTATTAGCCATCCTTTTGCAAAAAGGAATCAGGGTAAGGTATGCTGAACAGCCGTTTACTTCGGGAACTGAAAATTTTGAAAAAGGTACTTTACTGGTCACTAAAACTTCTAATGCCACTAAACCAATTCAACAGGTCCTGAATGATGCGGCCAGGCAAACCGGTACTACTGTGTACACAGTTCCTTCAGGTTTTGTAGATAAAGGATTCGATTTCGGTTCCGATAGGGTTCGCATCATCAATGCCCCGAAAATCGCTTTACTGACGGGCGACAATATATCTTCATTAGGTGTAGGTGAATTATGGCAGTTTTTTGACCAGCAACTAGGTTATCCGGTAACTTTAATCAGTGCGAATGATTTTTTTCAAAATGCCATGAGCCAGTTTAATGTGTTGATTCTGGCCGATGGTAGTTATGATTTTTTCAACAGAAAGGACGCCAACGAAGAATTGAAAAACTGGGTACGGCGGGGTGGAAAGATTATTGCTATTGAAAATCCGGTTGCCCAAATGTCAAAGGCAGACTGGGGTATCAGGTTAAAAGATGACGATGATAAAAGAGAAGAGGGCAAAAAGGCGGACTACAGTAACCTTAAAAAATATGAAAACCGGGAGCGGGACGATCTGGTAAATAGTATGCCCGGATCCATTTTTAAAGTGGAGCTTGACCATAGCCATCCGCTGGGATTCGGTTACCCCGATTATTATTACACGCTGAAACAGGATGCTAATATTTATGAGTTTTTCAAGGAAGGGGGCTGGAATGTCGGCATTATAAAAAAGGACAATTACATCAGTGGGTTTACTGGTAGCGTGTTAAAAGAAAAGTTAAAAGATGGGTTATTGATCGGTGTGCAGGACCTTGGCAAGGGTCAAGTAATCTATCTTGCTGAAAATCCCATTTTCAGGAGTTTCTGGGAAAATGGCAAATTGCTGATCTGCAATGCTGTTTTCCTGGTTGGACAATGATTTTTTTATCCATTCGCGCGTCGTGTAGAACTACAGCGGGCGGGTGGAGTAAACCACTGCTATTATGAGAAGATTTTTTACCGTTTTTTTGTTATTGACTTCTATAGGTAAGGTTTGCGCCCAGGTGCCACAAACTTACACATCTTCGGATATCTTTCTGGGCCTGCAGAAGTTAAAGGTCCTTGGTTCAGTGTTGTACGTTGCTGCTCATCCCGACGATGAGAATACCCGTTTGTTGGCTTATTTGTCGAAAGAACGGAAGTTGCGCACGGGCTACCTTTCTATTACCCGCGGTGACGGCGGACAAAACCTCATAGGGGATGAACAGGGGATCTCACTGGGATTGATCCGTACGCAGGAATTACTGGCTGCAAGAAGGGTAGACGGCGCAGAACAATTTTTTTCCAGGGCGTATGATTTCGGATTCTCAAAATCAACAGAAGAAGCGCTCCGTATCTGGAAAAAAGATAAGATTTTAAGTGATGTGGTCTGGGTCATCCGGAAATTCAGGCCGGATGTGATCATTACGCGTTTCCCACCTGATAATCGCGCCGGGCATGGTCACCATTCTGCATCTGCAGCCCTTGCCATAGAAGCA comes from Flavihumibacter fluvii and encodes:
- a CDS encoding M14 family metallopeptidase, whose protein sequence is MALLTAGAQLQSPDQFLGYTIGTHYTPHYRIVQYFQHVAQQAPSQVKLEQYGTTNEGRPLFLATIASAENLGNIEQIRLNNLRLANATKDRMAPLENGPLIIWLSYNVHGNETSSSEAAMLTLFELANPANQRSQGWLKNTVVLIDPCLNPDGRDRYVNWYTTMLGTEVNPQPYAREHREPWPGGRSNHYYFDLNRDWAWQSQVESRARVKKYNQWLPQVHVDFHEQGFNEPYYFAPAAEPYHDVITKWQRDFQVIIGKNHAKYFDQNGWLYFTKQRFDLFYPSYGDTYPTYNGSIGMTYEQGGIRAGLGVINEDGDTVTLRERALHHFTTGISTVEISSQNAARLMKEFRTYFNNTVNNPVGEFKSWLVKSDGTDRIARLKELLDRNEVQWSYAKAANLTGLNYFTGKQESVKSEPGDIVINLNQTKGNFIKVLFERTSRLSDSATYDITAWSVPFAYGLKTIGIANYTPAGPGPAISAAASVIPDNAYAYAIKWDGLNSGKLLAILLQKGIRVRYAEQPFTSGTENFEKGTLLVTKTSNATKPIQQVLNDAARQTGTTVYTVPSGFVDKGFDFGSDRVRIINAPKIALLTGDNISSLGVGELWQFFDQQLGYPVTLISANDFFQNAMSQFNVLILADGSYDFFNRKDANEELKNWVRRGGKIIAIENPVAQMSKADWGIRLKDDDDKREEGKKADYSNLKKYENRERDDLVNSMPGSIFKVELDHSHPLGFGYPDYYYTLKQDANIYEFFKEGGWNVGIIKKDNYISGFTGSVLKEKLKDGLLIGVQDLGKGQVIYLAENPIFRSFWENGKLLICNAVFLVGQ